In Rhinoderma darwinii isolate aRhiDar2 chromosome 9, aRhiDar2.hap1, whole genome shotgun sequence, the following are encoded in one genomic region:
- the GOT2 gene encoding aspartate aminotransferase, mitochondrial: MSPRITRPLSVVLLAPPGNMALLKSGLLAGFARFPPCLGALQIRASSWWSHVEMGPPDPILGVTEAFKRDTNPKKMNLGVGAYRDDSGKPYVLSSVRKAEGQMAAKHLDKEYLPIGGLAEFARSSAQLALGDDSEVIQSGRFITVQTISGTGSLRVGANFLQRFYKFSRDVYLPKPSWGNHTPIFRDAGMELKGYRYYDPKTCGFDFAGALDDISKIPEQSIILFHACAHNPTGVDPRKEQWKELAAVVKSRRLFPFFDMAYQGFASGDTDRDAWAVRHFIQEGHNVVVSQSYAKNMGLYGERVGAFTVVCSDVEEAKRVESQLKILIRPMYSNPPLNGARIAATILSQPDLRSEWLQEVKGMANRIISMREQLVSNLKKEGSIHSWQHISDQIGMFCFTGLRPEQVERLTKEFSIYMTKDGRISVAGVTSGNVGYLAHAIHQVTK; encoded by the exons ATGTCACCCCGTATTACCCGGCCTCTGTCAGTCGTCCTTCTCGCTCCTCCTGGTAACATGGCTCTGTTGAAGTCCGGTTTGTTGGCCGGGTTTGCCCGTTTCCCGCCCTGTCTCGGGGCCCTGCAGATCAGAGCCAG CTCATGGTGGTCTCATGTTGAGATGGGCCCCCCTGACCCCATTCTTGGCGTGACTGAAGCCTTCAAGAGAGACACCAACCCAAAGAAGATGAACCTTGGTGTTGGGGCGTATCGTGACGACAGCGGAAAGCCGTATGTCCTCAGCAGTGTGCGCAAG GCTGAGGGGCAGATGGCAGCCAAGCACCTTGATAAGGAATACCTCCCCATCGGTGGACTGGCAGAATTTGCCCGGTCGTCCGCTCAGCTGGCACTGGGTGATGACTCTGAGGTCATCCAGAGTGGACGG TTTATCACTGTACAGACCATCTCCGGAACAGGATCCCTGCGAgtcggagcaaacttcctg CAAAGATTCTACAAGTTCAGTCGTGACGTGTATCTTCCAAAACCATCGTGGGGGAACCACACCCCAATATTCCGGGACGCCGGGATGGAGCTTAAGGGCTATCGCTACTATGACCCCAAGACATGTGGATTTGACTTTGCTGGCGCTCTGGATGATATATCA AAAATCCCAGAACAGAGCATCATCCTCTTCCATGCCTGTGCCCACAACCCCACCGGTGTGGACCCCCGGAAGGAGCAGTGGAAAGAGCTGGCTGCTGTGGTCAAG AGCCGCCGCCTCTTCCCGTTCTTTGACATGGCTTACCAAGGCTTTGCCAGTGGAGACACCGATAGAGATGCTTGGGCTGTGCGTCACTTTATCCAGGAAGGTCACAACGTTGTGGTGTCCCAGTCATATGCGAAAAACATGGGCCTGTATG GTGAACGTGTCGGGGCTTTCACAGTGGTCTGCAGTGATGTTGAAGAAGCCAAGAGAGTGGAATCTCAGCTGAAGATCCTCATTCGTCCCATGTACTCAAACCCACCACTCAATGGAGCCCGAATAGCAGCCACGATTCTGAGCCAGCCCGACCTGCGCAGCGAGTG GTTGCAGGAAGTGAAGGGAATGGCCAACCGTATTATTAGCATGCGTGAGCAGCTGGTGTCCAACCTGAAGAAGGAAGGCTCCATCCACAGCTGGCAGCACATCAGTGACCAGATCGGCATGTTCTGCTTCACCGGCCTCCGTCCAGaacag GTGGAACGTCTCACTAAGGAGTTCTCCATCTACATGACCAAAGATGGCCGCATCTCCGTCGCGGGTGTCACGTCGGGAAACGTTGGTTATCTCGCTCATGCCATCCACCAGGTCACCAAATAA